Part of the Nicotiana sylvestris chromosome 5, ASM39365v2, whole genome shotgun sequence genome is shown below.
CTCCGCAATATGTACATTTTTATTCTTGCGAAGCTTGActcgttttttttattattattatttttattttaaaaggatgtcatttttacgcctttaacaatactaaaccttacggcttctttacaactaaaatctcataacttgtcaaaaaattaataaaatgagtttagtgAGCGAGTGTTTCGGAAGTAGcaacaacaagtactaatgctaattttgtccgaatgaactaagcaaaggaccccgaacaaattaacgtcaaacttgtgtcatagaacaactagtcaaacttaattaaatgacatcaaataaacaagaatcacataacgcaaaatgagcaaaaatgcatacgatgaaaacataagcagaaaattatcataccaatttctatttttgcatcttcgaacatttaacgtaacatttccttatctaatacttgaggtttactaacctttgaacctcggcaaactcaggacgacaaacacaaccccgacggaactcaagccggacctcactggacgaggaacaacgacgaaacctcggacaaacacctcgacgtaccggacctcgactcaacttttggactttggactggaactcgacttcaacaCAAGGTCGAGCAGCTCACCTCCATGAACTCCGGTTCAGCTAGTGGCATGAGGATAGGGGAAATAGCCGCAAGGCTGCTTGGGGCTGTGGTCGACGCGGCTATGGAGGGTCATTTGTGCAGTGACGACGGGAGTTCAGACAGGAGGAGGGTCGACTGGTGGTGGGTTGTTGGATGGGTAACAATGGTGGTTTGTTGACGGTGGTGATCGTGAGGCGGAGAGGGAGCAGTACGGGCGGTTTGAAGGTGGAACGATGGTGGGTTTCCTGTTTGCTAGGGTTTTTCGTTGGTTTTGGTGGTGGTTTGGGAGGTTTCGGACGTGAGGGAGTCAAGGTTTTGGAGGAGGTCTGGTTGCGACAGTAGGGgtgccggggaaggtgacggagTGGTCGTTCGGTGGTGTTGTTTATGGTGGTTTTGGGTGGTGGAAGGGCTGGTTGGTTTGGACGTGGAGGAGTCTGGTACCGCAGCAGCAGTTACTGCTGCTTGACCTGAAATGAGGGGTCGTTTGGTCAAGATGGTGAGGCTACTGGTCGACGGAGGGAGCTGGTCGGAGGTGGTGGTTTTGGGGTGGTTGACGGACTGTTTGGCGGAGTTGTTTGGAGTAAGGTTTTCGACTGGTTTGGGTGAGGAAGGAGATGGTTTCGCTGGGGGGTTAGGTTgttgctgttggtcgtggtgctgggggaaggtgacgggcctgtttggttgtGACAGTAGGTCGACGGAGGGAAGGGAGACTGGTGGTTGATGGTGGTTTTGGTGGTGGGAAGGGCCTGTTTGGTGTAGGGTTTTTGCTTCTTCCTTCTCATTCAAGAAGAAACATGAACAGTTCCTCTAGCAAAATCCTTCCCCAGTTCTGTCcgtttttcatttttaaaaaaatcccCCCTTCCAAAATCTTTTTGTCCGTGTATTAATGCCCATTtgtccagaaaaatgagccccacgcgtggtggggttcgagacttgtgtcccccacgcgtggtggggttccccatgtgtcatggactcggtttattatgggctaggtccgaaaattaggcctaaaagcgggtagtttaaacccgaatattattcttttgctcgGACCCGATTAAggacacgacgttgcttaactagtcctatgcaagcaaaatagctaccaaaaataagactaatatttaaacaaactatatctttttttttcaagatttaaaatagctacaaaatattaataaaactatttttttgtaattttcgttttttaataaagacaaaatataaagtaatatttttgtatttttccaaaattaaaatgactacaaaacattaatagaattatatttttttgtaattttcgaatttatataaagtaccaaaataaagtacaatttttgtattttttcaagtttatgagaaatacataaactaaaatttatatatgtatttttgtgattttttctttttgcaacgaaataaagtaaaatagttaaaatggctatattagacccaatttcacatattcacgctaaaaatgtgaaaattctcggggagggtcaaaaatccggtgtctacaacCAGCATGGATGACGACAATGACCGTGGATGAATGGAGCAATTTTCTGTTGTTTACACCAGGGATATCATCCCAGCCACAACTCTATCATTCCCCGAGTCTCAAACTCGTACATGTAAGTTCAAAGTCTGTCTTTTCTCTAAAAAAGGTTGTTTGATGTCGTTGCTAattctttgattttcattattTCAGTAGCTCAGTAGACACCACCAAGGTTTGAAGGCTTGGACCAATAGGTTCAAATATTTTTTGGATATTACCACGCTGAGACCCGCCGGTGGAAGGAATTGGCCCCCAAGTATAGGTGGAGGGCCAAGAATCACgataaattaacttataaaattTACCCTCATTTTATCTTAGTATATAAGAAACTGGATAACCCTACCTTTTTGTTTGATTTAGGCTTCCCTCAGGGTTCTGTCTCCATCCTCGAGGAGGATCTTTTGGTCGATCTCGTAGAGGTTGCAAGGTTATTGAAGGAGGCTCTTACCCGAACTGGTGCCTTCGGGCCTGCTCCCGATGCAAGTGCTTCCTATCGGAGTCTCTGTCCAGAGATCACACAACCGAAAAGGCGGTGCTCTTTCTCAGCCGAGGCAAGAATAAAAGGCTAAAGAAAGCCATACCCGAATCAACCACAATTACTATAGTGATAGACAATGATGGGGAAGTAATGATGAAGGGGTTTCACTACGAAGGAGACAACGACCTTCATTAGCTCAAAAGAATGCTCAGTCTGAAGAGCTTACAACCCCAACTGGGATGATGTCCAAGCGCTCTGGGGGAGAGTTTGACTTGGTGTAGAATGCCAATTCTCCCTTTCCAGTCCTAGTTGGTGCTCCCGGTACTATGATGTTGAGTACCGGGCCTCTTCCATCTTCGGTTGGTGAGCAACCAAAAACCATCATTGCCTTTGTTGTAGCTGCTTCTCAACCCACAACACCATTAACTCCATTTCCTTTCATGCCGACCATACCTTTGTCACCAGCTACTGCTTCGTTACCCCCACCAGCCGCAGACACCTGATAGGAGGATGTTCCTCCTCTTCAGTCCCCGGACAATAGGAAATTGGGCACAACTATTTGTCCCCTTCTGCAGATCCCCAGAGGAGGAGGTGTATCTCCCTCTCAGTATCTACTAAGTGCCATCTACTGTTCTGGCCGATCGAACTTGCCAATTACCTAAAGCTACTGGGTTTAgaaaaagataagaagaaaatacaCTCTCTTTTAAGAAGAGTGTATGATAAATAATACCATGCACAATGCAACAACGGTATTGTACTCATTTTTTTTACTATCTTTTTTCTCTTAACTTGCTATGACAGGATTTCTAACTTGAGTTTTTTCTTTGCATGCCAATTTTCTTGCTTCTGAGGATCTTTAGAAGTTAATCCTTGATAAAGAAAAGTCGTGGGATCAATTGTTGGCCGAGAGGGACCAAGTTGTTACTCGCCTCCCGGTGTTGGAAGCACAAACTGCTAAAGCCGATGAGTTTGAGGCTCGGTTACAACAGATTGAGTAGGAAGTTATGGTCCTCAACCAAAAAATCTCTCAGTTAAATGTACAGTTTCAGGAATCCAAGGTTAAATGGTTTGAGGTCTAAAATGTTGTGCTTGCTGCTACCGAGTGCGAGACTACATCTACTGAGAGATTGAATAACTTGGAGGCAGCCTTGAACTCTAAAGCTGAAGAGGTGGCTACTGCTGCTGAAGACAAGAGTTCCAAGATGGAGGATAAATATAATAGGGACAATAAGGTTCATATAACCATTATCCGTGACCTTGATTTTAGCCTTAAGGCCAAGCGGGATGGCCTTTCGACCAAGGATGATCGACTTAAATCAAAACTTCAGCGCCGAACATATTCTCTCATTATTGAGAAAACACATTCTATGTATTGCATtaggagaaaaaccttggaagaggccaaatCGAGCGTCATTGAAATTGATACCGAAATCGCCAAGGCCCGAGAAATGGAGTCAAACGCTCGAAGACACCTCCCGACTCAGCTCGATGCAACTGACTCTTCTAGTTCCGGTTTTGAATTCTTGGGAACTGAGGAGGAACTTGAAGATGATGTTGGTGAAGGCCAAGATTCCGAGCCTATGACAGATCCGCCTACTTCTCCTAGGGGTGTGGATGCTTTTCTTCCCACAAGTTTTGGGGGCGGTATATATTagttttttgctttcttttcctttgttgtttCCTTTTCACATTTTTGTACTTGTGCTACTTGGCAcgtttaataaataaaagtgcCTTTGGTTTAAGCATTGCAAAAAGTTTTACTTTTTTACGTTGAATTTTGCAAGACTTCGGATGCATTTTTCCCCGATAGCATTTAGGTTTCGGGCATAAAAGTTTTTTGGAACCAACCCTTTACTGTAAGAGTTTCATAAAAGAGGACCCTCTTATATTTACgatgctcttgaagaggacgtctcttATTTATTAcggcactagcatttgaagtacttgattaactttcaaatgattAAATCAATTTATCGTTAGGACAAGAAACacgataaaaataaaaggactttattttattccttctatcttcaaaagtaCATAATAATTCATTTTGCTATTTGAAAAGAAATTGCCATTTTATATGGCTAATCTGCACAACTTGTTTCTACGAGGCTGTATGTGCAGTCCCCGATCCCGATGAGATATTTTTGTATCCGGATTTTGTAGCCCCGATTTCTATGGCAATCAGATTTCTGTATTCTCATATCATTCCCCCTAGTGTTCGGATTGCATAGAAAGCAAATTGGAATACAGAAAGTCTTGCTCCTTCGAGGATTCCGCCACTGAATAGTTGGATAATCTTTGGTCCGATAGCACACTTTGTTTCCCATTAGGAACTTTGCTACCAagccaaagattatctaaccaCCCCCAGTGGCTTGTAGGGGAGGATCACTTGTGAATGGTCAAATAGATTTTGTTCCAATATCAAGCTTCCTTTCCTGTTAGAAACTTTGCTATCGAGCCAAAGACTATCTAACCATCCCAGTGGCTTGTCTCTTTTATGCCTTGTCATTTAAAGGTCTTATATCTACCGATGACACTTCCTTCGCAGTATGTTTTCCAtcgctgcctcattaaaaacctttccAGAAAAACCCAATTAGGAAAAAACTAGATGAAAGGAAAAAGAGTGCACCACATACTTTCAGTGTAGGCGGTGCTCATCAGCAATAATACATTTTGAGGTGAGTTACGTTCTAGTTTCTTGGCAACTTGAATCCGTTTGTTTTCTAGTTCATATGATCCTTTCTCGATGACAACTGAAAACCGGTAGAGGCCTTTCCATGTCGGACCCAACTTTCTTCCATTGAGCTCCCGAGTGTTCTGAGTCACCTTTCTTAAAATCAAGTCTCCCACTTTGAAGTAGCGGAGATTGGACCTTTGATTATAG
Proteins encoded:
- the LOC138868556 gene encoding uncharacterized protein — protein: MTKSSTKKTPFSLVRGAEALILVEVGEPTSRYFHVDKETNNEALLVKLELLDESRDLAHIRMVAQKQRMESYYNQRSNLRYFKVGDLILRKVTQNTRELNGRKLGPTWKGLYRFSVVIEKGSYELENKRIQVAKKLERNSPQNVLLLMSTAYTESMWCTLFPFI